One stretch of Arachis duranensis cultivar V14167 chromosome 1, aradu.V14167.gnm2.J7QH, whole genome shotgun sequence DNA includes these proteins:
- the LOC107473253 gene encoding probable serine/threonine-protein kinase WNK11 — MPIINNGPSDKEPFVEVDPTGRYGRYSETLGLSDASKIVYRAFDKEEGTEVAWNQVKLGNLSDDDPSMVDRLYSEVTLLKSISNEHIISLFAFWEDDMNNTLNFITEVCSSGNLREYRKRHKHVSLKALKKWSKQILEGLNYLHTHHPCIIHRDLNCSNVFVNGNTGQVKIGDLGLATIVGRSHSAHSVLGTPEFMAPELYEEKYTEMVDIYSFGMCVLEMVTIEIPYSECDNVVKVYKKVCSGVRPQSLNKIKDAQVKAFIERCIAKPRARPSAAQLLKDPFFHELNSEDSDFKVLVMV, encoded by the exons ATGCCAATTATAAACAACGGTCCCTCAGACAAAGAACCatttgttgaagttgatccaacTGGAAGATATGGCAGATACAGTGAGACACTAGGACTAAGTGATGCTTCCAAAATTGTGTACAGAGCATTTGATAAAGAAGAGGGAACAGAAGTGGCTTGGAACCAAGTGAAGCTTGGCAACTTGAGTGATGATGATCCTTCCATGGTGGATAGGCTTTACTCTGAAGTCACATTGCTCAAAAGCATTTCCAATGAACACATCATTTCGCTTTTCGCCTTCTGGGAGGATGACATGAACAACACCCTCAATTTCATCACTGAGGTATGTAGCAGTGGCAATCTCAGGGAATACAGGAAGAGGCACAAACATGTTTCCTTGAAGGCTCTCAAGAAATGGTCTAAGCAGATTCTTGAAGGTTTGAATTATTTGCATACTCATCATCCTTGCATCATCCATAGAGACCTCAACTGCAGTAATGTCTTTGTCAATGGAAATACTGGCCAG GTTAAGATTGGTGACTTGGGGTTGGCAACAATTGTGGGGAGGAGCCACTCGGCGCATTCGGTTCTTGGGACGCCAGAATTCATGGCGCCGGAGTTATACGAGGAGAAGTACACGGAAATGGTGGACATATACTCATTTGGGATGTGTGTGTTAGAAATGGTAACAATAGAGATTCCATATAGTGAGTGTGACAATGTTGTGAAGGTGTACAAGAAAGTATGTTCAGGTGTGAGGCCTCAGTCACTGAACAAGATTAAGGATGCACAAGTTAAGGCATTCATTGAGAGGTGCATTGCTAAGCCAAGGGCAAGACCTTCTGCTGCTCAGCTTCTCAAGGATCCTTTCTTTCATGAGCTTAATTCTGAAGACTCAGATTTCAAAGTTCTTGTTATGGTGTGA